A genome region from Crossiella equi includes the following:
- a CDS encoding class I SAM-dependent methyltransferase: MNQVRKRAPRYAAGRARALGLPTRGTTNPNRLRKVDRWIATNPLTSGALLAAADPLVVDLGYGSSPVTTVELAARLGGLRPDLRVLGLEIDQERVDVAKPAERPGLEFRRGGFELAGRRPALVRAFNVLRQYEEDQAAEAWQTMLSRLAPGGLLVEGTCDEIGRRCCWTTLDATGPLTFTLACLPSDLEQPSDLAERLPKSLIHHNVPGERVHTLLTELDACWATAAPFAPYGPRARWVEAVRLLAARDWPVLDRRNRWRLGEVTLNAEAVYGSRA, encoded by the coding sequence GTGAACCAGGTCCGCAAACGCGCCCCCCGGTACGCGGCGGGCCGGGCGCGGGCGCTCGGCCTGCCCACGCGGGGCACCACCAACCCGAACCGCCTGCGCAAGGTGGACCGCTGGATCGCCACCAATCCGCTGACCAGCGGCGCGCTGCTGGCCGCGGCCGACCCGCTGGTGGTCGACCTGGGCTACGGCTCCTCCCCGGTCACCACGGTCGAGCTGGCCGCCCGGCTGGGCGGGCTGCGCCCGGACCTGCGCGTGCTCGGCCTGGAGATCGACCAGGAGCGCGTGGACGTGGCCAAACCGGCCGAGCGCCCGGGCCTGGAGTTCCGCCGGGGCGGGTTCGAGCTGGCCGGACGCCGCCCCGCGCTGGTGCGCGCGTTCAACGTGCTGCGCCAGTACGAGGAGGACCAGGCAGCGGAGGCGTGGCAGACCATGCTGTCCCGGCTCGCCCCGGGCGGTCTGCTGGTCGAGGGCACGTGCGATGAGATCGGCCGCCGCTGCTGCTGGACCACGCTGGACGCGACCGGCCCGCTCACCTTCACCCTGGCCTGCCTGCCCTCGGACCTGGAGCAGCCCTCCGACCTGGCCGAACGGCTGCCGAAGTCGCTGATCCACCACAACGTGCCGGGCGAGCGCGTGCACACCCTGCTGACCGAGCTGGACGCGTGCTGGGCAACGGCCGCGCCGTTCGCGCCGTACGGCCCGAGGGCCCGCTGGGTGGAGGCGGTGCGGCTGCTGGCCGCGCGGGACTGGCCGGTGCTGGACCGCCGCAACCGCTGGCGGCTCGGCGAGGTCACGCTGAACGCGGAAGCGGTGTACGGCTCGCGCGCCTAG
- a CDS encoding DUF2505 domain-containing protein: MATSTETSHGYPVPASRVAATMVDETYLRDRLAAVGGTKAELISLTDNGKSAAEGKETTVKLRQGIPADKLPSFVRTLVPGDLVIERTETWRPTGEGATASVHATVSGAPATIECSISVSGAGESCRVAGRLQVSVPLPFVGGKVEKAVIEQVKRLLDTEHEFTERWLRDHP; this comes from the coding sequence GTGGCAACCAGCACCGAGACCTCGCACGGCTACCCCGTCCCCGCCTCCCGGGTGGCCGCGACCATGGTCGACGAGACCTACCTGCGCGACCGCCTGGCCGCGGTCGGCGGCACCAAGGCGGAACTGATCTCCTTGACTGACAACGGGAAGTCGGCCGCCGAAGGCAAAGAGACCACCGTGAAGCTCCGCCAGGGCATCCCGGCGGACAAGTTGCCCTCGTTCGTGCGCACCCTGGTGCCCGGCGACCTGGTGATCGAACGCACGGAGACCTGGCGGCCGACCGGTGAGGGCGCGACCGCCTCGGTGCACGCGACCGTGTCCGGCGCCCCGGCCACCATCGAGTGCTCGATCTCGGTCAGCGGCGCGGGCGAGAGCTGTCGGGTGGCCGGGCGGCTCCAGGTGTCGGTCCCGCTGCCCTTCGTCGGCGGCAAGGTCGAGAAGGCGGTGATCGAGCAGGTCAAACGTCTGCTGGACACCGAGCACGAGTTCACCGAGCGCTGGCTGCGCGACCACCCGTGA